TTAAATCACGTTGGGCTGGGAATCAATCATCTGTGCCCGCGCGTTTTGCCACGGGCTGGGCGTGGATGGCCTTTGATGTCATCAGCTCAACGGTTCGCCCGCCTGTCTTGGGCGTTTCCCTTCAGGTCACGCTACATGTTTTCCATGATGCTGCACGGCTGGTCCCGCGAAGTTCTTCGGGTTGCGGCCAAGGATTACCGAAATCTCTGCCCTGTCTCGGGATCAAATACCATGGCACGGTCGGGTTGAATTGATATGCCAATCCGGTCGCCGGTTTTGCTGCGCTGGTCATCCCGCTCTTCCACAATTAGTTTGTCACCATTTGGCGTCAGCAGATAGGAGTAGGAAACACCCCCAAGCGCTTCGGTCAGATCCACTGTGCAGGTGTCCGCAGACCGGTCGATGTGGATATGTTCGGGGCGCATCCCCAACGTCACCTTGTCCGTTCCGGCAGGAACAGTTGCCGAGATCGGCAATGGCTGGCCCAAAGCGGGATGGGTGACATGGCCGTCGGCATAATCGCAATCGAGAAAGTTCATCGCAGGCGAACCGATGAAACCTGCAACAAACCGGTTGTCGGGGTCACGGTACAGATCCATCGGGGCGCCGACCTGTTCAATCCGGCCATCGCGCAGTACGACAATCTTGTCGGCCATCGTCATGGCTTCGACCTGATCATGGGTCACATAGATCATGGTTGCGCCGATTTCCTGATGCAGACGCGCGATTTCGACGCGCATCTCGACACGCAATTCGGCGTCCAGGTTGGACAGGGGTTCGTCGAACAGAAAAACCTCGGGCCCGCGTACAATCGCCCGCCCGATTGCAACCCTTTGCCGTTGCCCCCCGGACAGGGCCTTGGGCTTGCGCTTGAGATAGGGATCAAGCTTCAGAATGCTCGAAGCCTCCTGCACCTTCTGGTCGATCTCGGCTTTTGGGACACCATTCATGCGCAGGCCAAATCCCATATTTTCGGCCACTGACATATGCGGGTAGAGCGCATAGGTCTGGAACACCATGGCCACGCCGCGCTTGGCCGGGTCCATATGTGTCACCTCGCGCGATCCGATGTGAATCTCACCTTCCGAGGTTTCTTCCAACCCGGCAATCATCCGCAACAACGTGGATTTTCCGCACCCCGAAGGCCCTACGAAAACGCAGAACTCGCCATCTTCGATTTGCAGGTCGATCCCATGAATGACCTGTGTCTGACCGTACCGTTTGATTGCCCGATTCAGAGTTACACCTGTCATGTCATTAGCATCCTGTCGTTTTTCGAACCTGGGCCTGTTTCGGGAAACCGCCAGGCTTGTGCCTCGGTTCCGATTTGTTCAGCCACACGCCGCAGGCGCGGCACCCAGGCTTCGAGTTGATCGAAATCCATTCGTTCGGTGGACCCGGTTATCGAAATCGCCCCAAGCATCCGCCCGTTCGACGTCAGAACTGGGCAGGCGATGCAAATGATGCCAGGCTCGTGCTCTTCATCATCGACGGCAAATCCCCGGCTGCGAATTCTGTCAAGATCAGCCCGCAACATCTTTTCGGATGTCAGAGTTTTGTCGGTGAAGCGGTGATAGCTTTGCTGCGACACCGCCCTGTTCAGCGCATCTTCGTCCAAGAAGGCCAGCATCGCCTTGCCGACCCCCGTGCAGTAGGCCGGGCCAACTTTTCCAGCCTGAGAGTACATCTCGATCGGTTGTGCGGCGTTGCGT
This DNA window, taken from Ruegeria sp. YS9, encodes the following:
- a CDS encoding IclR family transcriptional regulator — encoded protein: MSGDGTIGKACDVLDHVASFERPVRFAELLENSDFPKATLYRFLQSLTNQGMLSYDRDRQTYAPGMRLVRLAHAAWTQSSLAPIARPFLDALSQETGETVHLAQLDSSQVLYVDKRNAAQPIEMYSQAGKVGPAYCTGVGKAMLAFLDEDALNRAVSQQSYHRFTDKTLTSEKMLRADLDRIRSRGFAVDDEEHEPGIICIACPVLTSNGRMLGAISITGSTERMDFDQLEAWVPRLRRVAEQIGTEAQAWRFPETGPGSKNDRMLMT
- a CDS encoding ABC transporter ATP-binding protein, whose product is MTGVTLNRAIKRYGQTQVIHGIDLQIEDGEFCVFVGPSGCGKSTLLRMIAGLEETSEGEIHIGSREVTHMDPAKRGVAMVFQTYALYPHMSVAENMGFGLRMNGVPKAEIDQKVQEASSILKLDPYLKRKPKALSGGQRQRVAIGRAIVRGPEVFLFDEPLSNLDAELRVEMRVEIARLHQEIGATMIYVTHDQVEAMTMADKIVVLRDGRIEQVGAPMDLYRDPDNRFVAGFIGSPAMNFLDCDYADGHVTHPALGQPLPISATVPAGTDKVTLGMRPEHIHIDRSADTCTVDLTEALGGVSYSYLLTPNGDKLIVEERDDQRSKTGDRIGISIQPDRAMVFDPETGQRFR